A single window of Debaryomyces hansenii CBS767 chromosome F complete sequence DNA harbors:
- a CDS encoding DEHA2F21340p (some similarities with uniprot|P13434 Saccharomyces cerevisiae YBL021C HAP3 Subunit of the heme-activated glucose-repressed Hap2p/3p/4p/5p CCAAT-binding complex) has protein sequence MDPNNINPHEVELREQDRWLPIANVARLMKNTLPQTAKVSKDAKECMQECVSEFISFVTSEASDKCLKEKRKTINGEDILYSMHDLGFENYAEVLKIYLAKYREQQALKQERNETKPSKRQRKAASVTEPLSHTTSNTQDEHSPAGSSLREHLHGLKQEDIDNHQYMGTQEPNSHQITGHEANNNGILGSNSSSDSSIGSPESFFNHYESNGQENEAGNGGLNGHDKEIKHEERNTDPNHKDEGYGYEDFINDPNEEQIGHHQHIDELTKLTNEEPDIDTLTAGITNGNSNNAYF, from the coding sequence TATGAAGAATACGCTTCCCCAGACTGCCAAGGTTTCGAAAGATGCAAAGGAATGCATGCAAGAATGTGTCTCtgaatttatttcatttgttACTAGTGAAGCGAGTGATAAATGCCTCAAAGAGAAGCGTAAAACGATTAATGGAGAAGACATATTGTACTCGATGCATGACTTGGGGTTTGAGAATTATGCAGAAGTGTTGAAGATTTACTTGGCCAAGTATAGGGAACAACAAGCGTTAAAGCAAGAACGGAATGAAACTAAACCCTCGAAGAGACAACGGAAAGCTGCATCTGTTACAGAACCTTTATCACATACCACTTCTAATACTCAGGATGAGCATTCTCCGGCGGGGTCTTCGTTGCGGGAACACCTTCACGGACTCAAGCAGGAAGATATCGACAACCATCAATATATGGGGACACAGGAACCAAATCTGCATCAGATCACCGGACATGAGGCAAACAATAATGGAATATTAGGTTCGAACTCATCCTCTGATAGTTCAATAGGATCGCCCgaatcatttttcaatcattACGAATCAAATGGACAAGAAAATGAAGCGGGCAATGGTGGTTTGAACGGACATGATAAGGAAATAAAACATGAAGAAAGGAATACAGATCCAAATCATAAAGATGAAGGATATGGATACGAAgattttatcaatgatCCTAATGAAGAGCAAATAGGACATCACCAGCATATCGATGAGTTAACGAAGCTTACTAATGAAGAACCGGATATCGATACTTTAACGGCTGGGATCACAAATGGCAATTCGAATAATGCCTATTTCTGA
- a CDS encoding DEHA2F21362p (no similarity), producing MTIPSNKRLGYSAVSNLFESVFFAFIAIYFGAGRILTNVKVGACLGVSIYKKFDFRTSNGYIKPIGIDLNPYYVVNGYYNTLASSITSISSFNFKLVNLCLIGIFLLTNFVIWVVFGRLTSNEIRNLKDKISYTAWEFCLGFLIFYYSTIRNDEIATNDLSVRHELLKYGGLFLCVFLLKCFHYLSVGRVYTTASNVHDATTLKFQYLRFSIGLAVLNLVDVMLINKYFQEVVSSYSGNSKVSFKDNILITIFGFEILHIFPLIILTTVKYALNCFELFKFGTLDNLEFDSSNAESVKWDDTKLKIIYTCEFLVNLIRFGIGCIFSILFMYFYTFPFHILPSSYLSLRLLVLKARCLLDFRMKNFQMQKLITPRKVGSFEKCIICFDDLSHGLLDDVRVLKNCSHQFHYNCLKNWVNYSSTCPICRKKL from the coding sequence ATGACAATACCCTCGAATAAGAGGCTTGGATACAGCGCGGTAAGTAATTTGTTCGAAAGTGTTTTTTTTGCTTTTATAGCGATATATTTTGGGGCGGGTAGAATACTAACAAATGTGAAGGTAGGAGCATGTCTAGGTGTTTCGatttataaaaaatttgacTTCAGGACGTCGAATGGATACATAAAACCAATCGGTATAGATTTGAATCCATATTATGTCGTAAACGGTTACTATAATACGTTAGCATCATCAATAACGTCGATTCTGTCGTTCAATTTTAAACTCGTTAATCTTTGTTTGATAGGAATCTTTTTGTTGACGAATTTTGTGATATGGGTTGTTTTTGGGAGGTTGACGAGCAATGAGATACGAAATTTGAAGGACAAGATAAGTTATACGGCGTGGGAATTTTGTTTGGggtttttgatattttattacAGCACCATCAGGAACGATGAAATTGCCACCAACGATTTACTGGTGAGACACGAGTTGTTGAAGTACGGGGGATTGTTCTTGTGTGTGTTCTTGTTGAAATGTTTCCATTATTTGAGTGTTGGCCGTGTGTACACGACGGCTAGTAATGTACATGATGCTacaactttgaaatttcaatatcttcgGTTTTCCATTGGATTAGCAGTGCTAAATTTGGTTGATGTTATgttaataaacaaatactTCCAGGAGGTTGTTTCGAGTTACTCTGGGAACTCGAAGGTGTCTTTTAAagataatatattaattaccATCTTTGGGTTCGAAATCTTGCATATATTCCCTTTAATCATATTGACAACAGTTAAGTATGCATTAAACTGTTTCGagcttttcaaatttggaacattggataatttagagtttgattcatcaaatgCTGAATCCGTTAAATGGGATGATACaaagttgaaaattatatatacatgtGAGTTTCTAGTAAACTTGATAAGATTTGGAATAGGATGCATTTTTTCGATACTATTTATGTATTTCTATACATTTCCGTTCCATATCTTGCCATCATCCTATTTGAGCTTAAGGCTTCTAGTTTTGAAAGCAAGGTGTTTACTTGATTTcagaatgaagaattttcaaatgCAAAAATTGATTACTCCCCGTAAGGTGGGAAGCTTTGAAAAGTGTATAATATGttttgatgatttatcCCATGGTTTGCTTGATGATGTGAGAGTACTCAAGAATTGTTCTCACCAATTTCACTACAACtgtttgaaaaattgggtTAACTATTCAAGCACATGCCCTATCTGCCGTAAGAAGCTATAG
- a CDS encoding DEHA2F21384p (similar to uniprot|P38205 Saccharomyces cerevisiae YBL024W NCL1 S-adenosyl-L-methionine-dependent tRNA:m5C-methyltransferase), translating into MGKRNFRKNKGGNNKKNFGKRSEVHDRESSWTEAVRESEKWETYYKAMNIIPEEEWDTFKKHCQENLPLTFRITGSRAHANEIKENFIQNHVSKLQDAEFEGVKLTPRNLSYYPNELGWQIDVSKAVIRKNEEFAKTQRFLVIETEVGNISRQEAVSMIPPLLMDIKPHHAVFDMCAAPGSKTAQMVEALHADDDNKLATGFVLANDSDYKRSHMLVHQVKRLNSPNFMVVNHDAQLFPRIRLNNASEYLKFDRILCDVPCSGDGTMRKNVNVWKDFTVGNALGLHSLQINILNRGLQLLRKGGRLVYSTCSLSPVENEAVVAAALRKWGNQIKLVNCDNELPGLVRRNGVSDWKVYGKDMQVREKGAEDVADTVFPPTQEEADTFSLENCIRVYPHLQNTGGFFIAVLEKTDPEGAKRIAEDEKDEGSKKQKIDEQSNTVETTDKPQPQRREKLPRDANEEPFIFLDPDHPQLAKCWPFYDFKESFPRDSTLVRNATGEPLRTIYYVSSILKDILTIEEQKLKVIHAGIKLFVSQRNDTGNCPWRVQNESLHTIKSFLGDKRHLTCNLKLLELLFQEAFPKIQAIKELAIDPEFSSRLDEMEEGCVFLTVKREGDNLEDLFLPLWKGKTNVNLMVNKKDTHELLYRVFGIETTAKDAGKEAIYQKNLEAVRKVRDSTEPESGVTTELESSAPPAESESESASKTNV; encoded by the coding sequence ATGGGTAAAAGGAACTTCAGAAAAAATAAAGGAGGAAACAACAAAAAGAACTTTGGAAAGCGTTCGGAAGTCCATGACAGAGAATCATCGTGGACTGAAGCTGTGAGGGAGAGTGAGAAATGGGAAACGTACTACAAGGCTATGAACATCATTCCAGAGGAAGAATGGGATACTTTCAAGAAGCATTGTCAAGAGAACTTGCCATTGACATTTAGAATCACCGGATCGAGGGCACATGCAAAcgaaatcaaagaaaacttCATCCAGAATCACGTTTCCAAGTTGCAAGATGCTGAGTTTGAAGGGGTCAAGTTAACCCCAAGGAACTTATCGTACTACCCAAATGAGCTTGGATGGCAAATAGATGTCTCTAAGGCAGTAATTAGAAAGAACGAAGAGTTTGCGAAGACGCAACGTTTCTTGGTTATCGAAACTGAAGTTGGAAACATTTCCAGACAGGAAGCGGTTTCGATGATTCCACCATTATTGATGGACATTAAGCCACACCACGCTGTTTTTGACATGTGTGCTGCACCAGGTTCCAAGACCGCTCAAATGGTGGAGGCATTACATgctgatgatgataacAAGTTAGCTACTGGATTTGTCTTGGCCAATGACTCCGATTATAAGAGATCGCATATGTTGGTCCATCAAGTGAAACGTTTGAATTCTCCAAACTTTATGGTTGTGAACCACGATGCACAATTGTTCCCAAGAATCAGATTAAACAATGCTAGCGAATACTTGAAATTCGACAGAATCTTGTGTGACGTTCCATGTTCCGGGGATGGTACTATGAGAAAGAATGTTAACGTATGGAAAGATTTCACTGTTGGAAATGCATTAGGTTTACATTCattacaaataaatatattaaacaGAGGATTGCAGTTGTTGAGGAAGGGTGGTAGATTGGTGTACTCAACCTGTTCTTTATCTCCAGTTGAAAACGAGGCTGTAGTTGCGGCTGCGCTAAGAAAATGGGGAAACCAAATCAAGTTAGTCAACTGTGATAATGAATTACCTGGTTTGGTCAGACGTAATGGTGTGAGTGACTGGAAGGTTTACGGCAAAGATATGCAAGTTAGAGAAAAAGGTGCTGAAGATGTTGCTGATACTGTTTTCCCTCCAACTCAAGAAGAAGCTGATACATTTAGTTTAGAAAATTGTATTAGAGTTTACCCACATTTACAAAACACTGGTGGATTCTTCATTGCTGTTCTTGAAAAGACAGATCCAGAAGGTGCGAAGAGAATAGCTGAAGATGAGAAAGATGAAGGTTCTAAAAAACAAAAGATTGATGAGCAATCCAATACAGTGGAAACTACTGATAAACCACAACCACAAAGAAGGGAAAAATTACCAAGGGATGCAAACGAAGAACCATTCATTTTCTTAGATCCTGACCATCCTCAATTAGCTAAATGTTGGCCATTCTATGATTTCAAGGAAAGCTTCCCTCGTGATTCTACATTGGTTAGAAATGCAACCGGTGAGCCATTGAGAACTATTTACTACGTTTCGTCTATATTGAAAGACATTTTGACTATTGAAGAACAGAAATTGAAGGTCATTCATGCTGGTATCAAGTTATTTGTCTCCCAGAGAAATGATACAGGTAATTGTCCTTGGAGAGTGCAAAACGAATCATTGCATACtattaaatcattcttGGGTGATAAGAGACATTTGACTTgtaatttgaaattattagagTTATTATTCCAAGAAGCTTTCCCAAAAATTCAAGctataaaagaattagctATAGATCCCGAATTTTCATCTAGATTAGATGAAATGGAAGAAGGTTGTGTTTTCTTGACTGTTAAGAGAGAAGGTGATAACTTAGAAGATTTATTCTTACCATTATGGAAGGGTAAAACTAACGTCAACTTAATGGTCAATAAGAAAGATACCCACGAATTACTTTATAGAGTTTTCGGTATCGAGACTACTGCAAAGGATGCCGGGAAAGAAGCCATTTACCAAAAGAACCTTGAAGCCGTTAGAAAAGTTCGTGATTCTACTGAGCCAGAGTCCGGAGTAACCACTGAACTTGAATCAAGTGCCCCTCCAGCAGAATCTGAATCTGAATCTGCTTCTAAAACTAATGtttaa
- a CDS encoding DEHA2F21406p (similar to CA4236|IPF8166 Candida albicans IPF8166), translated as MNATKGDSITATIYQACNDEFRKGVVIDQSRLKNSSHSVTIKDNQLDLVIDKDASDVDEIFKNHGIAIPPDEILQSLNSTEVKIPIKHREEFPSDINLPDPELLNVLHYYTSKKIAKSDSYKKVERSLDETSLLAFGMMVESWVDDLIDESTAQMFLEHDMEYDVIEDEEGISSESSGSDSSSSSSGSSIDTDTDSD; from the coding sequence ATGAATGCTACAAAAGGTGACTCCATCACTGCTACAATATACCAGGCTTgtaatgatgaatttcGAAAAGGAGTTGTTATAGATCAAAGTAGACTCAAAAACTCATCTCATTCGGTCACTATTAAGGACAACCAGCTTGATCTAGTTATAGACAAAGACGCTAGtgatgttgatgaaatattcaagaatcATGGGATAGCAATACCCCCAGatgaaattcttcaatcaCTTAATTCAACAGAAGTTAAGATACCCATAAAACACCGAGAAGAATTTCCATCAGACATTAACCTTCCAGACCCAGAATTGCTTAACGTGCTACATTACTACACTAGTAAGAAGATAGCTAAGAGTGATTCATATAAAAAAGTAGAAAGAAGTTTAGACGAGACTTCCTTGTTGGCATTTGGGATGATGGTAGAATCATGGgttgatgatttaataGACGAGTCTACGGCACAAATGTTCCTTGAACATGATATGGAATACGATGTAATAGAAGATGAGGAAGGTATATCACTGGAATCTCTGGGGTCAGACTCTAGTTCTAGCAGTTCAGGCTCAAGCATAGATACAGATACAGATCTGGATTAG
- a CDS encoding DEHA2F21428p (weakly similar to CA4237|IPF6375 Candida albicans IPF6375) has product MASSLQDHLLVQREIQQLENDDEQRKNLIKLSILKMFHLSKSINKGTSHTVDNSTSASTSRIEELTKKNHDYELTINKLKQSHTTKEKLQESKVESLREEIGKLKQQLKDQPRNNLHVPTLSQFQSNLETGGISRPSSAFSTSPYVNKIMFNQGNGGLAKNYLSPTLNSINKSVFVPDFKSSILSPIQHKRKVLFPTKAKREYTNYNSMKKQFEQNGQLPQKENTVEPETPNKRVTRATSKKVSSPAPAPTPTRNSFNSTNRSSASPSLETTDLTPTRLPNNGKLFDDKMRSLDEVINKSFTSANTSEAENDTPDANSTTIDNTTPRPTVGRAAHMSEDETFASANSSLTKSSEKKDKKKKKLKLWKSEVSKVSISSPNDKTSKNRNKGLHLEDEDLNTLNYYQDENFLNDTNDTPKVSRKRKNDETETTSLTFKKKKKNVFKID; this is encoded by the coding sequence ATGGCATCATCACTCCAGGATCACCTCCTAGTGCAAAGGGAGATCCAGCaacttgaaaatgatgatgaacaACGAAAAAACCTCATCAAATTATCGATTTTAAAAATGTTTCATCTATCTAAATCAATCAACAAAGGCACTTCGCATACGGTTGATAACTCCACATCTGCAAGCACATCACGAATTGAGGAGTTaacaaagaagaatcaTGATTATGAGTTGActatcaacaaattaaaaCAGCTGCATACaaccaaagaaaaattacaagaatCCAAAGTAGAATCGTTGAGAGAAGAGATCGGGAAACTAAAACAACAGCTTAAAGATCAACCACGTAACAACTTACACGTGCCGACATTGAGCCAGTTCCAGCTGAACTTGGAAACTGGCGGCATTTCACGTCCATCCAGTGCATTTTCTACTTCTCCATATgtcaacaaaataatgtTCAATCAAGGAAATGGAGGGCTTGCGAAGAACTATTTATCGCCAACCTTGAACTCCATAAATAAGTCAGTTTTCGTGCCCGATTTCAAGTCAAGTATTCTTTCGCCTATACAGCACAAGAGGAAGGTTTTGTTTCCAACAAAGGCAAAACGGGAATATACTAATTATAATTCcatgaagaaacaattcGAGCAAAATGGACAATTACCGCAGAAAGAAAACACGGTCGAGCCTGAGACTCCTAATAAGCGAGTAACTAGAGCTACCTCAAAGAAGGTCTCTTCTCCTGCTCCCGCTCCCACTCCCACCAGAAATTCATTCAACAGCACGAATCGCTCGTCAGCTTCGCCATCTTTGGAAACCACTGATCTCACTCCTACCAGATTACCCAATAATGGCAAACTATTTGACGACAAAATGCGGTCGTTGGATGAagttatcaataaatctttcaCAAGCGCAAATACCAGTGAAGCTGAAAATGATACCCCGGATGCGAACTCAACCACTATCGACAACACAACCCCTAGGCCTACGGTTGGTAGAGCAGCCCATATGTCGGAAGACGAGACGTTTGCTAGTGCCAATTCGTCCCTAACAAAATCGTCAGAGAAAAAGgacaaaaagaagaaaaaattaaagctTTGGAAGTCTGAAGTGTCGAAGGTATCTATATCGTCTCCAAACGACAAAACTTCGAAGAACCGGAACAAAGGCCTACATCTCgaggatgaagatttgaataCCTTGAACTACTATCAAGACGAAAACTTTCTTAATGACACTAACGACACTCCCAAGGTGTctagaaaaagaaaaaatgaCGAAACTGAAACAACGCTGCTCACTtttaagaaaaagaagaagaatgtcttcaaaattgattag
- a CDS encoding DEHA2F21450p (similar to uniprot|P36775 Saccharomyces cerevisiae YBL022C PIM1 Mitochondrial ATP-dependent protease), with translation MLRPRTYVRKLAWRCPRKSQLGLRLATSVSSHKSLPLPMNFDISHSQSAFRAYQDIIHRNKSVGDDEPSQRSENENNPSESDKDSNQDPETPKKDKESENDKEPEKEKDIENDNKVSSESNENVTLASSNTGGAAPPNGNNNGDDPDDSNPSLPVDPVTGLYPPLLAIPMKDRPPLPGRPFAINVTDPEVIRSIYTIIDKREPYFVLFHVKDSNEPDTDVINKKDSVYDIGVHCQIIRHTTPRPGVFNVLGYPLERCKLEELTTPSSEKEAKSEEPSKEDAESFPTSYLKGLNVSYATVKPVEDEPYDKSSAEIRSLVESLKTLLSKMGGKNPLEKLQIKEGTDLISDPSKFADFVGSTIHGDPKKIQEILETLNIETRLSRALELLKVELKASLIKESTIHNLSTKADEYQTRLFIKEFIKELQKRAGISESEDKKTSKFDERLKHLKLTEEAMEAYNAEKAKMENQNEHSSELGVSERYLDWLTSIPWGVYSKDHFNIKQAREVLERDHYGLKDVKDRILEFISLGKVSGKVDGKILCLAGPPGTGKTSIAKSIAESLNRKYVRIAMGGIQDVHEVKGHRRTYVGSIPGRIISALKQAKTSNPLMLIDEIDKLDLSRGGGAASAFLEILDPEQNNSFVDNYIDVKVDLSKVLFVCTANYLGNIPAPLRDRMEIIDVSGYTNNEKIEIAKRHLIPEASKKAGLETNHVSITNETISRLIEKYCRESGLRNVKKLITRIFSKASLKIVEEIEAKEALDSSKEKEGVTASSEEANVNSESTKSNTSQAEPVAESSTDISTKSKVASEKIETKEKKETNKENGQSEEDQQPEPKFVIPEDIKLEITPANLKDYVGPEIYTRDRVYEFPPPGVATGLSYSTSGNGDALYIESILTHSIGSGSGVPGMHVTGSLKDVMKESASIAYSFTKSFMAKNYPDNRFFEAADIHVHCPDGAIPKDGPSAGISFTSSLVSLAINESLPPTVAMTGEITVTGRVLPVGGLREKILGAKRYGCDTIIFPKDIENELEEIPDEVKDGVTFIPVEWYQEVFDKIFPNATAQKCNEVWKEEFAKLDSKKKNKKK, from the coding sequence ATGCTTAGACCAAGGACTTACGTACGTAAGTTGGCTTGGAGATGCCCAAGAAAGTCACAATTAGGGCTAAGATTAGCTACGAGTGTATCTAGTCATAAATCATTGCCACTTCCAAtgaattttgatatatCACATTCACAATCTGCATTTAGAGCGTATCAGGATATTATACATAGAAATAAAAGTGTGGGTGATGATGAACCTTCACAAAGGTCAGAAAACGAAAATAACCCGTCTGAGTCGGACAAGGATTCCAATCAGGATCCGGAGACGCCAAAGAAAGACAAGGAACTGGAAAATGACAAAGAACCggagaaagagaaagataTTGAGAACGATAATAAGGTGTCGTCTGaatctaatgaaaatgTTACATTGGCGTCGTCGAATACAGGTGGGGCCGCTCCACCCAACGGCAACAATAATGGGGATGATCCAGACGATTCGAACCCTCTGCTTCCAGTTGATCCTGTGACTGGGTTGTACCCACCATTATTGGCCATTCCTATGAAGGATCGTCCTCCACTTCCTGGGCGTCCATTCGCAATTAATGTCACAGATCCCGAGGTGATTAGATCGATATACACAATCATCGATAAACGGGAACCATATTTTGTATTGTTTCATGTAAAGGATTCTAATGAGCCGGATACGGACGTCATAAATAAGAAAGACTCGGTGTATGATATAGGGGTCCATTGTCAAATTATTAGACACACGACACCTAGACCTGGGGTATTTAATGTTTTAGGTTACCCTCTTGAAAGATgtaaattagaagaattaacgACGCCAAGTAGTGAAAAGGAGGCTAAATCTGAAGAACCTTCAAAAGAAGATGCGGAAAGTTTCCCAACATCTTATTTGAAGGGTCTCAATGTTTCATATGCAACAGTTAAACCGGTTGAAGATGAACCTTATGATAAATCTTCTGCAGAAATTCGTTCGTTAGTGGAATCATTAAAGACATTATTAAGTAAAATGGGTGGTAAAAATCCACTCGAAAAGCTCCAAATTAAAGAAGGAACGGACTTAATCAGTGATCCATCTAAATTTGCGGATTTTGTTGGTTCAACCATACACGGTGATCCAAagaaaattcaagaaatattagaaaCGTTGAATATTGAGACCAGATTATCTAGGgcattagaattattgaaagtcGAGCTTAAAGCCAGTTTAATTAAAGAAAGCACTATACATAATTTAAGTACCAAGGCTGATGAATACCAAACTCGACTTTTCATAAAGGAGTTTATTAAGGAATTGCAAAAGCGTGCTGGTATTTCCGAATCGGAAGATAAAAAAACCTCAAAGTTTGATGAAAGACTTAAACATTTGAAACTAACGGAGGAAGCTATGGAAGCATATAATGCTGAAAAGGCTAAGATGGAAAACCAGAATGAACACTCTAGTGAATTAGGTGTTAGCGAAAGATATTTAGATTGGTTGACATCGATTCCCTGGGGTGTTTACTCCAAAGATCACTTCAATATTAAACAGGCAAGAGAAGTTTTAGAGCGTGATCATTATGGGTTGAAGGATGTTAAAGACCGCATTTTGGAATTCATTTCTTTAGGTAAGGTTTCTGGTAAAGTTGATGGTAAGATTCTATGCTTGGCGGGTCCTCCAGGTACAGGTAAAACATCTATTGCTAAATCCATTGCAGAATCATTGAATCGTAAATATGTGAGAATTGCTATGGGAGGTATACAGGATGTTCATGAAGTTAAAGGACATAGAAGGACATACGTTGGTTCTATTCCAGGTCGTATTATTTCTGCTTTGAAACAAGCCAAAACTTCAAATCCTTTGATGTTGATCGATGAAATCGATAAGCTTGACTTAAGTCgtggtggtggtgctgCTTCAGCATTCTTGGAGATCTTAGATCCTGAACAAAACAATTCATTTGTAGATAATTACATTGACGTTAAGgttgatttatcaaaggTTTTATTCGTTTGCACTGCAAATTACTTAGGAAATATTCCAGCTCCTTTGAGAGATCGTATGGAAATTATTGACGTCTCTGGTTATACCAATAATGAGAAGATTGAAATTGCTAAAAGACATTTGATTCCTGAAGCCAGTAAAAAAGCTGGTTTAGAAACAAACCATGTCTCTATTACCAACGAAACAATTTCTAGATTGATTGAAAAGTACTGTCGTGAAAGTGGTCTTAGAAATGTTAAAAAGTTGATTACTAGGATTTTCAGTAAGGCCTCTCTTAAGATTgtggaagaaattgaagctAAGGAAGCGCTTGATTCTTctaaagaaaaggaaggAGTTACTGCTAGTTCCGAAGAGGCGAACGTTAATAGTGAATCTACGAAATCGAATACATCTCAAGCAGAACCTGTTGCTGAAAGTTCTACAGATATTCTGACAAAATCTAAAGTTGCTTCTGAAAAAATCGAGacaaaagaaaagaaggaaaccaataaagaaaatggtCAGTCGGAAGAGGACCAACAGCCTGAACCAAAATTTGTTATTCCTGAAGACATTAAATTAGAAATCACACCAGCAAATTTAAAAGATTATGTGGGTCCAGAAATTTACACAAGAGACCGTGTATATGAATTCCCACCACCGGGTGTTGCAACTGGTCTTTCTTATAGTACTTCAGGTAATGGTGATGCTCTTTACATTGAATCGATCTTAACACATTCTATTGGATCTGGATCTGGAGTTCCAGGTATGCATGTCACTGGTAGTTTGAAGGATGTTATGAAAGAATCTGCCTCTATAGCTTATTCTTTTACTAAGCTGTTCATGGCAAAGAATTATCCAGATAATAGGTTCTTTGAAGCAGCTGATATTCATGTTCATTGTCCTGATGGTGCAATTCCAAAGGATGGTCCTTCTGCAGGTATTTCATTTACGTCTTCGTTGGTTTCATTAGCAATCAATGAATCGTTGCCTCCAACTGTTGCCATGACAGGTGAAATCACTGTCACAGGTAGAGTATTACCAGTAGGTGGTTTAAGGGAAAAGATATTAGGTGCTAAAAGATATGGCTGTGATACTATAATCTTCCctaaagatattgaaaacgAGCTTGAAGAAATCCCAGATGAAGTCAAAGACGGCGTCACATTTATTCCAGTGGAGTGGTATCAAGAGGTCTTTGATAAGATCTTCCCTAACGCCACCGCTCAAAAGTGTAACGAAGTAtggaaagaagaatttgctAAATTGGACctgaaaaagaagaacaaaaagaaATGA